TTCTGCTAATTGATGAAGTTCACCTATTGAATGACCCACGTGGAGCAGCTTTGGAGGCAATAGTTAGCAGAATAAAAATGCTCGCTTGTAATCCTGAAATGAAATCAACCACTCTGGCTTGTGTCCGTTTCCTAGCCGTTTCTGCCACTATCCCAAATATTTGTGACCTGGGTAATTTCCTGATGATATTTGTATCAGTCCATCACACAAGGCATTGTGATGACAATGTCGCTATCGGACCTTTAAATTTCAGAGTACTTAAATTTAACTTTCATCCCTACTGTTTTAACTTTTGCAGCTGAATGGCTTGCGGTTCCTATCCACGGAATCAAAAGGTACATCTAGATATATTTCATTGGGATAATTTGCCTTTTTTTAATCCTTGATGTTAGTGCCCATTCAGCTCTATCTGCTCCCAAAACATTTTTACAGGTTTGGTGAAGAAATGAGACCAGTAAAGTTGACTACCAGAGTCTTTGGTATGCATTAGTCTGCAGTATCTCCACTCCTGTTCTTGTTTTCCTTAAGTTTGTGGTTACGATAAACTATGTAAGCCGTAGAGGGTTTCATATTGAGATGGTTCCATACTTTTTGCAATCTAAATGATTGTGGAAATTGTTTAAGAGCATGATATACTTGTTTAAGTGTACAATTTActgaacttttttcttttcaatttgcCTATCATGGGAACTCATGCTTGCAGGCTACACACCTGCGAAGAATGACTTTCTATTTGAAAAAGTAAGTGCTAATAGTTTGCATATGCTTTATTGTGGCTAGTATGTTTTTGGAGTTTAAATCTCTTCTCTGTGTTAAACTAATTATGTATGAGAAACAATAAGTTTTTGTCATTGTTTGATGCATTCTACATACTCTCAATCTGATTGTTTACCCTTTCTTTCCGTTATCCAGCGCCTTCAGAACTATCTTTTTGGTAAGCAAGAACTATTGGACAAACTCGACAACCAATATTTTCTGCATTGaatttggattttcaaaattgaagTATTAGTAAGTACTTAAAGATGCCAAAACTGGATTGCAGATCTTCTCATGCAATATTCTAGAGGAAAATCTGCTCTCATCTTTTGCTCAACTAGAAAAGGAGCACAAGAAGCAGCCCAGCGACTGTCTCAGGCCACCATGACCTTTGGTCACTCAAATCCGTTCATCAAAGACAGAGAGCAACAGGAAAGGCTAAGGGAAGCTTCATTATCATGCAGCGACAAACAAATGCAGTCATATATCCTTTATGGAAGTATGCGCTACGTTATCTTACAAATCTTTCCTTGAGTTGTTCTGAAAATGATGTCCACATTGctgttttttaatttgattcCTGTATGCAGTTGGTTTTCATAATGGTGGGCTTTGCCTGAAGGATCGCAACCTCATTGAAGGCCTTTTCCTTAAAGGTGATCTGCAGGTTCTGTGCACTACAAATACTCTTGCCCATGGAATCAACCTACCTGCTCATACAGTTGTGATCAAATCAACACAGTATTTGTACGTCGAACCGGTTTTGCTGATAACCATCCTTTTAGAAAAGTTATAGTGATATTTTTCGTGTTTTATGCAATGTAACTTGCTTCTTGCCAGCAACAAGGTAAAAGGGCTCTATATGGAATATGAAAGATCAATGGTACTGCAGGTATTTTATTCGTATCTCATATTCTCTTTAATAGCCTTTGCAATTAGTTAAAATTTCCAAAGACATTTTTGTAGACTCAAATTCTTACTCAATGAACATGCACTTAAGTTCATACAGTTCATGCTCCTACACGTACATTCTTGTcttctttatttatttcattTGCTGAAGGTTACTTTTGGCTCTCTTCTATGCAGATGAGTGGGAGAGCAGGTCGTCCACCTTTTGATGATACAGGAATGGTTATAATTATGACAAGAAGAGAAACAGTTATTCcctcccccctcctctctctctctctctctctctctctctctctctctcacacacacacacacaccccacaagCACAAATGAAGGGTAAAAAACTGCAACATATGCACAACATAAGTTAACCATGCTCATATTTTGTTTTACTTCTCTCGCAGTTGAAGTAGTTCTTTTCAAAATAGTGTTGGGGGTTGCCAAAAGCTCATAATATTATATGCCCTGCGCAATGATATAAAGGAAGATGCAATGTAGCTTCTTATCGTCTCTTTTAATGATGTCAGGTTCATTTGTATGAGAATCTCCTGAGTGGTTGTGAAATGGTAGAATCACAGTATGTCTTTTACTTTGAACTCACACTGATGTAGTGCCATAAAAATTTGATATATGTTGTGAAATGTTATGTTTACCAGCTAACTACATTGTATGGTTTCCTGCCTTCTCAGATTGCTTTCGTGCATGACGGAGCATCTAACAGCTGAGATAGTACAACTTACAATATCTGATATAACACGGGCAATCGAATGGATGAAGTGTTCCTTCTTGTATGTCAGAATGACAAAGGCATGTTCAAGTAGAGACACCTTTGGGCTTTGGATACTtatttttggacatttttttcttcttaacttCGTATCTGAAACTTCTTTTGCATAATCAGAACCCTGAGAACTACGCAATAAAGAAAGGGATTCCCGGTGACCGTATAGAGAAGCACGTGCAAGGTAGTATAGTAATTATTggataaaatagttttttttgggtgttctgTTGCTTGATTCATCGCATGTACTGGCAGAGATTTGTGTTCAGAAAGTTAATGAGTTATCAAGAAATCAAATGATCTGGACCGATGAAGATGGTTTCCTCTTGAAGCCACTTGGTACCTTGTACTTGTAAAGAagtttctttctgttttcaggTTTGACATAAATTTTGCCAAACTGAACCTTTTGCTCTTCCTATGTACAGAGCCTGGGAGACTGATGACAAAGTATTATTTGAGATTCAACacaatgaaaaatattatgCAGGCACATGCAGACTGCAGTATGGAAGATGCTCTTCACATTGTCTGCCGGGCTGAAGAAGTTTCCTGTATGTATCATCAATATGCTGGCACTACTTGGAGATGAATTTAAAAGGTGTGAGAGTGACTGTTTATTTCCTGGGACTTGAAGGGATACAGCTCAGGCGCAATGAGAAGAAGCTTTTAAGTGACACAAATACAGATAAAGATGGAAAGCTTCGCTTTCACATCCTtggagaaaaagggaaaaggaaaaaacgtATCCAAACCAGAGAggagaaaatatttgttttagCGAATGACTGCTTGACTGGGGATCCGTCATTGCATGACTTATCCATGAACCAGGTTTCACCAACTTTAGTCGCTGTAGAGTACGTATTTAGTTTAATTCGGTCAACGCTTTGTTCAGCTGATAATGAATTTGTGTGCCATGTCACAGGACATGAATTCTATATGCTCAAATGGATGTAGAATTGCCAAGTGCATGAAGGAGTATTTCATTTGCAGAAAGAGTTACAAAGGAGCTTTGAATTCGGCTCATCTAGCCAAATCCTTACATCAAAAACTCTGGGATGACAGCCCGTATTTGCTGAAGCAATTACCTGGCATTGGAATGGTGACTGCTAAGGTTCCATTTACTTCCTTTAACGAGCTATTTGACAACATTTGTTATCTTTTTGCTGATTACTCaaattccaaattttctttCACCAACACAATAAGTGCTGTACTCAGGCACTGCATTCCATGGGAGTAAAATCGTTTGCAACCCTTCGTGAAGCTGATCCAAGGAAAATAGAGATAGTCACTGGGAGAAAATATCCATTTGGGAATCATATAAAGGAGGCACTGTTATTGCTACCCCCTCAAATTGAAATGAAGCTTGAGGAAACTCAATGCCAAAGGCAAGGAAACTCCATGGTAGTGGTAACTTTGACTAGGCTATCGGAATCTGCTCAATCAACCAAACGACATTATGCTGATATGGTGCGTAGGCAGACAATTTTCATAGCATTTGATTTTCAGAATTATATTTGAACATACGTTTTtattgcttttattttgttgattccttctttataaaagttgataataagattttttttcGCCTCACAGGTTGTTGCTGTAGAAGAAGATAACCTGATTCTGTTTCATGAGAAAATAAGGTGATGTTATCTTCTGCCAAGAACCCCCAAACTAAGAAAtagttttgatatttttggCTCTTTGGCCTAGTGAACTTCTAGATGATTTGCATTTACTTGGTTGTCTGACAAATGATCCACGAGCatttttacttgattttgtTGAATATTTCGGCATTTCTCTGTCTATGTACTGAAATAACACTCCTTTCATTGGTTGTAGCAGAGTGGATGAGTTTTCCAGGTACGAAAACTTCAATTCCATGGTCATTTCCTTTTGTTCACCTCAGCAATTAGAAAGCTGGGTACTCTTATGGCGTATTCAACTTTCAATGGTCTTAACTTCATCATGTTTTCTTCATATAGATGGATCCAAAATGTAATTTTCTAAGTCTTTTTGCACTTGAAATTTGGTGGTTACTGTTGCAGCCCTTATAGTGCAACCATTCTGATGTCAAATCCTCAGCAAGAAAAGCTGACTGCTAAGGCAGATCTGATTTTTGAAGATTTCAGTAAGCTTCTGTCATAATAAGCGACCATAGAgcttcaatttttgttcttggTTTTTATTTGTCTAATCTGTGACAAACTGATATTCATGCAGTTGGAATTGACCTGCACGAAAATTACACACTGAAGAAGGTTATAGACTCGAATGTGTTCCCGAAATACGGAAAAAAGCATCTGTCCCGTTTCCCTCAGCCCAAGGATGTGTGTGTTATAGAGGATGACAATGACTTCACATCTTGTGCCCCAACTGAACAGCTTCACTACTCGAAAAAATCCTCACGTGAATGTGATCTCATGTAAGTgcttattctttcttttttcgacTACATATTGTACTCTAGCAGGTTTTGGTTTACTGTTTTAGATAGAGCTCtcaaaattaatattaaaattgCCACGCAGACTATCAATTCTAGACTTGAGCTATTTCCATTTTATGCTATTGTCAAATCTCCTATTCCTGTCAAATAATTATGTGAAAGCTCTTCATTTGAAATCCACATATATCCGAATGGATCCATATTGTCATCATTAGTTTCTTTTGCTTAGTATTGTTATAAGTCTCTTTTTAACCCGGAAACTTGTTACATAATCTGACACTTACGccaattttgtttctaaatCCAGGCCAAATTTCAATCTTCTAGGCGAAGAGGACTTGGAAGAAGGTATAGACCAAGACATTCTGAAGCATTTCCCATAAGCTTATGCCTTTTCTCACCTGCTCCTGTCTTAAATTACTGAAGGAAGGCCTAGTTTCGAAACTGAAGAAAGTGAGTGCAGAATCATAACACCAAGAACAGTATTTGACCACATCCGTGAAAAAGCAAAGAGTTTCCCGTCATTGGCTACATCATGTAATGCTTTCTCCCCATCATCTGAGGACTTGCTCCGTATCGGAAAACAGACTTGTGAGAAGCAGCTTGAACACAGCAATGGCATTGAAGAGATGGGAGAAACAGAAGGCAATAAAGTTCAACATTCAAGTGGGCTTATTACATCTTCAGATCAAAGAGAAGAACGTAGGAGTGACATTGGGAAAGCTTCACCTTCAAATCCCTCTAAATCTTTTGAAACCATTTACGCAGTGAATTGCAGAGGTAAACTTTAACTCTTTCTCCCAATTTGTTTATAACATTTCATTATTTAGGTAATCTCAAAAGATCATCTATATCTCTTCCTTTGGGAACTTTCCAAGAAGGGGACCTCTCAAGAGAAGGAGGAAGGAAGTAGCTGATAGATAAAACTTTTAACTCTTGACCCGATCAAAgaatttaattttcaaaaatctgaTAGATAAActaggaggaagggagtagctGATATGCTTATTTACTTATCAATCTTTGCTTCTTATTGGGGTTTTGAGCTCTTCCATTATGTATTGCAGGTGAGGTTCCTCCTGTATCTGAAGAGAACTCATCCAAAACCTCAACTgaagaaaagatatttgatcACATACGGAAAAAGGCGAAAAACTTCCCACAGGTAAACAAATTGGAATCCGTGGAGTCTGAAGCATTTACCATGGCAAAAGAACTCTTCTGGAAGAACCACTTCGAGTCCAGGAATGCTGCTTTCGACTTGTTGGAGCCGAAGGTTTCGAATCAAACGTCTCGCATTGGTTTCAGCTCAGAAATCCTTGGAAGCTCAACTGAAGGTATCGGTAAACAGCCGTCCTCTCCCAGTGTGTCAAGTTCTGAGTCTACTGTGAGGGAAACTGGGGAAGTGGATTCCTTTCTTGGGTTTAAGAGTGTGTTTTCCTTCCTCTGATTTTTGAACCTATCATTTGGTGTATGAAGTAACATTTTCTATAAGGGTTTCTCATCTGTTGGTTACATCTCTTTTAGTCTGTAATAATATTTCACCATTCTGCACTGCCTTAAGTTGTGCAGTACTCTAACGGTGTCATGAAAGTCAAAGAACCAGTGCTTTTAGAGTAGGGATGGCAACCCCGCCCGAACCGTTGGTTAACTCAACTGTACCGAACCACTTGATACGGTTTTTAACCAGAATTTTAACCGTGGTTTTAgttattgaattttaaaaaCAGACTGATTCGGTTACTGTTCGGATTTTAGGTGATAACCGAACCGAACAGTAACCGTAACCGAACCGTAAGATGTCTCAACTTTAAAGCTCGTATCAGGTGCCCAAATCGTCAGGAATGACCCTATTACTTACtgaaatatttttctattactaaattttttaatataaatattcTATCGCTATTAATATAAATCTTCTATCGCTTGACATTAAAGAAAAAGATTGCAAAAGTTTCAGTGTATTTAAACGATGTCGTGCAAGCTTGACTGCGTAACATGTGGGCCGTTGCATATCTTGCAGAACGAAATCAAATGGCGTTTTTTGCACTATATTTCGTAATCAACGGTAGAAAATAACAGCCACGCAAGTATGCTATACCCGTATCCGTATGCTGCACCGCACTGGATTATTTCACCACCGCCACCTCCACCGTTATTACCCTGAAATCACGAAGCATCCAGCTGTCCAGTGtgtgtactctctctctctctctctctctctctctctctctctctctctccccgccaAGCTTCGGTGGGTTTCTTAATTGTTTGCTGTTTTAGCGATCCAGGTACTAACATTTTTAACGCTTACAATAAATTTCCATCAAATATTACTAATATAGGAATTCTTTTTAttccttttgaattttgtgtGGTTCATGAGAAAGCGGAGGAAATTGAGAATACAGCAGAAATGCGCTTGCAGTGGAGGATCGTTTGCATGAGGCAATTATTGCGCCATGAAATACTAAAATTCTAAGTCCACTTTCTTTTCTTGCGCTTTCTCAGTAGCCAAACAGGCAAACAATACTCCTAATTGTCTGCAtgtgttttttcctttccttttgctgaaaaaaatagaaacattgCTCATGCACATGCATTCTGCACGTTTGAGTTTTTAAAAGTATCCTCCTCACTTCCTCAGTCAATTTCATGGTCATCATTGGGCCCTATTCGTGTCCGCGTTTTTCGTTGGGTCCGttaattttttagaattcatCAAGAACATCAATCATGCTTAAAATAAATCACTTCCTTGGCCTTGTTTGTTTCACGCTCAGCGTTATGCCCCCGTTTTGCTTGTAGGCTTGTGGTTTATTAACAGAATTTTAACTTGCCAAAAAAATTCGCTAGTTAACGTTGAAAAATAAAGTAGTCAAGTGTCTGCAGGAAATTTCCAGCTGCAAAAATGAAACTAGTAGTTAAGCGTCAGGAAATTTCCAGCTAGTATGCGTAAAGAGCACAAAACAAATCTAAATCTTATGCGCAAAATGGAggaaatgattgaatcaagttTAATGGGTTCTTCTTATAATTCATCAGAATTTTGTGGTGCAGATTGTGCTTTGTCGTTTAAATGGAATCAGAGTATCGAATTCATTTTGGCATGTGCTTTTTAGCATTCTTTTGCGCGTTACCACGATTGTTACTTATACGTGTggtctcaaatttttttgagcACTAGGCGATTATGATGTTGCAAAAGTTTGAAGAATTAACTATGGATGTGTTTTTGGATTGAAATGGAAAGATAATTTTTGTGCAGGAGAGAATGGCGGCCGCTCGACATGCTGCATATCATGGTCCAAGTATATTGAAGGAGATCTTTTACGGAATAACCCTTGGCCTCGCGGCCGGTGGCCTTTGGAAAATGCATCATTGGAACAACAAGAAGAGGACCAAGGAGTTCTATGATTTGCTTGAGAAAGGTGTAATCACCGTCGTCGTTGAAGATGAGTAGGATGGTTTTGATGTAAATATAGAACATTTGTGTACGTGAGGTAATGAACTACTCTTTTGAGAGCTTAAGTTTTTTTCATTGGATGTCAATGTAGTTACAGACAGATAGAAATGCATGCACAGATCCGGGTATAGGTGTTCGGGATCATTCAGGTTCCAGACATATCTGTGTCCAAATCTATGCACTTCTATTTGCTGTTGCATTTTTGCTTCTAGCAGGCTTAAAGACGGCTCCGCAAGAGTTTAAGCTCCGCAACAGTTCTTTAGGAAGTTTTTGTATAGCTTTGTTCGATCTTAAACTCTTGCAAGAGTTCTTTAGGAAGTTTTTGTATAGCTTTGTTCGATCGATCAATCCGGTGTTTGATCGGACACAAACATCAGATTCGATCAGATATCACTAGAGAATCGATGTACAATTTTGACTAAAACATTTACAATTCTGATCAAGTATTTTATCACATATACACAGACAAAATGCCACTGATAATAGACAATGTGCGACACACTTTATATTCCTCAACCCAGAAAAAAACTCTAAACTTCGCATTGGTAAATTCTATCGGCCTGCCTTTATATTCCTCAACCCAGAAAAAAACTGAAACTTTGCGTTGGTAAGCCTTTATATTCCTCAACCCAGAAAAAAACTGAAACTTTGCGTTGGTAAATTCTATCGGTGTGCCTTCTAAAACAAGTGAGCGATAATAAtatgaaaataaataataaaccaCAAAATATACAGTGACGATACGGAACGCATGTGCTTAGCTAATCAAAATTGTGAAGCATGTGTCCTGCATAAATAATCAGGAAATTCCAGGGGAAGTTCAGGATGTGCTTAATATCGAACCCTCTACTCAGAAGCGGCCGCAAAACCCTAGGTCAAACCAAAGCTGCATTTGCCCACCAAGTTCCGCATCACATGCCTCGATCCATGCACACGTTCCGCACAGTTAGCACACTATTTTCAACAAACTATGAGCGTCTCGTATGTGATATTCCATCTCAGAAATGTTCTGACTTGTTGAAACTGGCACGCAACTTCTATTCTCACGAAGGATATTAAGCGATGCCAA
This DNA window, taken from Rhododendron vialii isolate Sample 1 chromosome 8a, ASM3025357v1, encodes the following:
- the LOC131298494 gene encoding DExH-box ATP-dependent RNA helicase DExH17, with amino-acid sequence MDPYGLKSVSDLPPPFRSFFSFRYFNSLQSECFSSCFLSDVNMVISAPTGSGKTVLFELCILRLLSRFFSAEGSFHHAKGTLKTIYIAPSKALVQEKLRDWNQKLGSWGINCLELTGDNESYNIRNIQEADIIVTTPEKFDAVTRYRVKDGGLSFFSDIALLLIDEVHLLNDPRGAALEAIVSRIKMLACNPEMKSTTLACVRFLAVSATIPNICDLAEWLAVPIHGIKRFGEEMRPVKLTTRVFGYTPAKNDFLFEKRLQNYLFDLLMQYSRGKSALIFCSTRKGAQEAAQRLSQATMTFGHSNPFIKDREQQERLREASLSCSDKQMQSYILYGIGFHNGGLCLKDRNLIEGLFLKGDLQVLCTTNTLAHGINLPAHTVVIKSTQYFNKVKGLYMEYERSMVLQMSGRAGRPPFDDTGMVIIMTRRETVHLYENLLSGCEMVESQLLSCMTEHLTAEIVQLTISDITRAIEWMKCSFLYVRMTKNPENYAIKKGIPGDRIEKHVQEICVQKVNELSRNQMIWTDEDGFLLKPLEPGRLMTKYYLRFNTMKNIMQAHADCSMEDALHIVCRAEEVSWIQLRRNEKKLLSDTNTDKDGKLRFHILGEKGKRKKRIQTREEKIFVLANDCLTGDPSLHDLSMNQDMNSICSNGCRIAKCMKEYFICRKSYKGALNSAHLAKSLHQKLWDDSPYLLKQLPGIGMVTAKALHSMGVKSFATLREADPRKIEIVTGRKYPFGNHIKEALLLLPPQIEMKLEETQCQRQGNSMVVVTLTRLSESAQSTKRHYADMVVAVEEDNLILFHEKISRVDEFSSPYSATILMSNPQQEKLTAKADLIFEDFIGIDLHENYTLKKVIDSNVFPKYGKKHLSRFPQPKDVCVIEDDNDFTSCAPTEQLHYSKKSSRECDLMPNFNLLGEEDLEEGRPSFETEESECRIITPRTVFDHIREKAKSFPSLATSCNAFSPSSEDLLRIGKQTCEKQLEHSNGIEEMGETEGNKVQHSSGLITSSDQREERRSDIGKASPSNPSKSFETIYAVNCRGEVPPVSEENSSKTSTEEKIFDHIRKKAKNFPQVNKLESVESEAFTMAKELFWKNHFESRNAAFDLLEPKVSNQTSRIGFSSEILGSSTEGIGKQPSSPSVSSSESTVRETGEVDSFLGFKSVFSFL
- the LOC131298856 gene encoding putative cytochrome c oxidase subunit 5C-4, which translates into the protein MAAARHAAYHGPSILKEIFYGITLGLAAGGLWKMHHWNNKKRTKEFYDLLEKGVITVVVEDE